The Phycisphaerales bacterium DNA segment TCAAGCTGCTGGACTCGGACGATCTCAAGACGCGCGAGCGGGCGACGGCGGAGCTCAAGGCCGATGGGCGGCTCTCGCTGGCGGCGCTGCAGGCGCGAATCGCGGACACGGCCAACCCGCTCACGGCGGAGCAGTCCCTGCGGCTGAGCGAGGTGGCGCTGAAGTTGTTCCGGGAGTCGCCGCGGGCGGCGATGGGGGTCTCGTTCACGCAGCGGCCGGTGCAGCGCGGGGTCGAGATCGGGGCGCCGGTGGAAGGTTTCGATTCGTGGCGGGTGATCAAGCCGGGCGACCTGATCCTGGAAATGGACGGGATGCCGGTGCTGAGCTATGACGATGCACGGGCGGCGATCATCTCGCACGACCCGGGCGAAGAGATGGCGGTCACGATCCTGCGCGGCGGCGAGGTGATCGAGGCGGCGGTGCGGCTGGGCGAGTACGCACGCCTGCAGAACCGGGCGGACCTCAACGACCCGATCCTGCGCGACGCGTGGCTGGTGCGGTGCGAGCGGCTGGTGTCGCGGGGGCAGGCGGGGAAGGCCAACCTGCCGATCGAGGCGGGGCTGAACGCGGAGCAGTGGGCCGCGGCGAACCTGGCC contains these protein-coding regions:
- a CDS encoding PDZ domain-containing protein, with the protein product MVVRGLWLKVGAACRLAVLSGLSLTLAAAGEAVGQIAPQPQVPPGPQAPGVGASPSDLSDLSWLEPQLKLLDSDDLKTRERATAELKADGRLSLAALQARIADTANPLTAEQSLRLSEVALKLFRESPRAAMGVSFTQRPVQRGVEIGAPVEGFDSWRVIKPGDLILEMDGMPVLSYDDARAAIISHDPGEEMAVTILRGGEVIEAAVRLGEYARLQNRADLNDPILRDAWLVRCERLVSRGQAGKANLPIEAGLNAEQWAAANLAERRASLKRQREDQATPVEARPDDGMGPPAVVGGGSLRRPEEASLIDFSDSDQQKQPERVRQIQAQIVNLQAQVRLFEQQLQNDRNMPEAQRANIQRNIRRYREMIQQYKAERARMLRGNQVEP